One genomic window of Nicotiana sylvestris chromosome 10, ASM39365v2, whole genome shotgun sequence includes the following:
- the LOC104244281 gene encoding uncharacterized protein, with product MGQLAANQNTRPAGALPSDIEKNPQVNAITLKNRRELEEVPKKRKDKPIPEGELIPKATHESKKDDASSELVEATRPPPKDCKRRMMIAWLTNFSLLAHKRRLTEFETVALTEECTSRVQNKFPQKLKDLGSFPIPVRIGNIDVGRALCDFGAHINLMPLSLFKQLVMGAPRPTTVMLQQADRSIAYPEGVIEDVLLQIGKFIFSAGFIILDYEADKQVPIILGRPLLATGDTIIKVREEKMIMRVDNEEVVFNIYKAIQLPRHYDELFMISVVEIDEQLFDMSVYLDDSLEKPLMLFDSLEIDDKV from the exons ATGGGACAATTAGCAGCGAATCAAAATACTAGGCCTGCAGGTGCTCTTCCCAGTGATATAGAGAAGAACCCTCAAGTTAATGCAATTACACTCAAAAATAGGAGGGAACTAGAGGAAGTGCCAAAGAAGAGAAAGgacaaacctatacctgaggggGAGTTGATCCCTAAAGCAACACATGAGTCAAAGAAAGATGATGCAAGTTCAGAGCTAGTGGAGGCTACAAGGCCACCCCCCAAAGATTGCAAAAGAAGAATGATGATCGCATGGTtaacaaatttctctctat TGGCTCATAAGAGGAGATTGACTGAATTTGAGACAGTCgcacttactgaggagtgcacttcaagggtccagaACAAgtttcctcaaaagcttaaggatctTGGCAGCTTCCCCATCCCAGTGCGAATTGGTAATATCGATGTTGGGCGTGCTCTTTGTGATTTTGGGGCACACATAAATCTGATGCCCTTATCCTTGTTCAAACAATTGGTTATGGGAGCTCCAAGACCAACCACTGTGATGTTACAACAAGCTGATAGATCCATAGCTTACCCTGAaggagtgattgaagatgtgttgcTGCAAATTGGGAAATTCATCTTCTCAGCGGGCTTCATCATCCTAGATTATGAAGCTGATAAAcaggttccaatcatattgggacgacctctcttggctacaggtgatACAATTATTAAAGTGAGAGAAGAAAAAATGATTATGAGGGTGGACAATGAAGAAGTAGTTTTTAATATCTACAAGGCGATCCAACTTCCTCGCCATTATGACGAGCTTTTTATGATATCTGTTGTAGAGATAGATGAGCAACTTTTTGACATGAGTGTATATCTAGATGATTCTCTAGAGAAACCACTCATGTTGTTCGATAGCTTGGAGATTGATGATAAGGTTTAG